aagtgtttaggaatatcactctctacatgatactaaaagttaacttaaaggtgaacaacccctttaagggtgcaCCCCCCCCAAAAGGCTGTATTATACCTGTCAAtcattgattattttataaatggtacagaagttttaattgatcatatttagaaagtttcttatttcaacaaTATGAAGCTTACagcaaggggcagatgtatgaagggtcgaatatcgagggttaattaaccctcgataatcgactaggaactaaaatcgttcgacttcgaatatcgaagtcgaacgatttagcgcaaatcctgcgatctaaggattattcgttcgatcgaacgattaaatccttcgaatcgaacgattcgaaggattttaatacaacgatcgaaagaatatccttcgatcaaaaaatctcaggcaagcctatggggaccttccccataggctaacattgacttcggtagcttttagctgccgaagtagggggtcgaagtttttcttaaagagacagtacttcgactatcgaatggtcgaatagtcgaacgatttttagttcgaatcattcgattcgaagtagtagtcgaaggtcgaagtagcccattcgatggtcgaagtagcccaaaaaacacttcgaaattcgaagtttttttaattcaaatccttcactcgacctttgtaaatgtgcccccaaatgttatttccactatagatcccctttaagatgcATGTTGCTTGGATTTCTTCACAACAGAACTTAATCATCTCCTCTAGGTTTTGTCTTGGCTGCATCCAGAGAATCAGTCTGCCATTATGCGTTGCAGTCAGCCTCTCGTGGGTATGAGCGGCAAACGTAATAAAGATGATGAGCGGTATCTGGACATTATCAGGGATACAAATGGCCAAACATCCAAGTTGACAATCTACGATGCCAGGCCTAGTGTTAACGCTGTAGCAAATAAGGTAAGCTAATTGCAGTTTCGCATCCTCGAATCTGCTTATTTATAATGTGCCAAAATGGTTTATGTGCTTTAACTGGTACCATAAGAATAAACATAACATGGCTATTATTTGATTAATGTATTTGTATAATCAGCTTTCTATAGATTTGAAGCATTTTGCATTCTAAGTATGAAATCCAGCAGAGGCTACAGAATTCACTATACAGCTTTTTGCACCTTATATCACTTTTTCAAGCTATTTCGTCTGTCTAAATAGGTTTATTTGTGTTTCCTAGATGTAGCTATCGGTTTTATTCATGCTAGATGAAGGGGGAAAGACATAAATGAAATGGGTGGTGGTTGAGCAATAATATCAGCTGATCTAGTTGTATTGTTCTTGTAGGCCACTGGAGGAGGCTATGAGAGCGAGGATGCCTATCCTAACGCAGAACTAGTCTTCCTTGATATTCATAATATCCATGTCATGAGGGAATCCCTAAAAAAACTGAAAGATATTGTCTATCCAAATGTAGAGGAATCTCACTGGCTTTCAAGTTTAGAATCAACTCACTGGTTAGAACATATTAAGGTAAGTAATGAAATAACTTAAACTGTGCATGCAAATGTATATAGCAGATATATATCTAACAAAGAAACCAGAACTGTATTTTACAAAAcacaatgtatataaatatatgtttgtggACTCCCATCTCTTTCTCAAATATAATAGGGACTGGAGTCTTaaactgtatttaaatgtataatatatgtatatataataattaataaatatatatatatatatatatatatatatatatatatatatatatatatatatatatatatatatatatatatatatatatatatatatatatatattatctataaggGAGGGTGGGGCAGTGGTTAGTATTGTTGCCTTGCAGCTTCAATACCAAACAGGGCACTCTCTACAAGTTTGCatgttctctctctgtctctatttGGGTTTTCTCTGGATGCTCAGATTTCTTACACTTACACttgaccttaaattgtaagctctactggtgcAGGTACGGATGTGACTGATGTACGATATTTGTAAAGTTCTTTGGattatgttggtgctatataataacaaatgctgctttccttGTTGGATACTTGGTTATGCTTCACCAGTAGCTGCAGGTTCACCAAACCCATAGAGGTGCATGAATTGGAAAATTGTGAAAAGAAAATCTTTATAGGGAATAACTGGAAACAGTATTATCCTTCACTGTGTGTTTATCAAGGGAAAGTATTTTCAGTACTCATCCCTTCATACATACTTCTGCTTCTGGAATTGACTTTAAGCTCACAGTTGGCAGATGATTCTACAGCAATAAAAACACAAGATTTTTAGAATGTCTGCCAGCTTCCATGTTCAAAGTAACAAAGCACTTAGCCTATAACccatcattttgtattttttgtttttccccttgGTTTTTATGAAAGGTGATTCTGATTGTGTACTGTATCTCAATCTGAGATCTTTGGGATCAGAACAGGGTCTGAAATGGGAAACATTCTATAACTAGGACAGCGATGTCAGCCGGAGTGTTTTATTATACCTGTACAAAGCACTATTAGAACTGTAAGGGTTTAAGCCTGTGCAAAGAGATTTATGCTGTTTATTTAATGTCCTTCTAGTTTTGTTTCCTGTTTGCAGTAAGAATTTTTTTCTATAGCCGCATTATATACACAGCCATTAATGGGAACTGGGTTTATACTAGGCCCCTTTCTCCCTTCTGAGTTTCTCCGTTGTTACTTTTGCATTGTGCATGAGATCACTTCCTGATTAAATCATTTCTGCTATTTTAGGATTTATCTGAACGATAAACTCACTATTCCTGATAATGGGTGTATGGCATTATTAAAACAGTGTCCGTAACAACAGAGTCTCGTAATGCCATATGTCTtctcttaaagaggaactatcgtgaaaatgaaaatttaatataagcttaatcacactgaaataaaaaactttctaattataatcaattaaaattctgtaccatttctgaaataatccagtttatgttcactattcctctctcagaatctgtttctcttcattctatcttcatgcagcagttgggtgtccgatgaatgatccaatatatcttataggggagctttctttcctagcagattaattagatctcatttaaataactgattccagtataatcaaactctaacaaaataactgcctttggcacaaattctgcatgtagagagacaggatttctggtgattttaagagtGAGATCTAAAACATCTTTTAGACAAAtttagcccccctataagatatattggatttaactgtcttTCAAAGTCAGACTCTGAACTCCTGGAtcaagagagaatgaagagaaacagatgctgagagatggatagtgaataataacttgattatttcagaatttttatcaattatattcagaaaataaatgtcttattccagtataataaagcatttatttcattttcattttcgcgatagttcccctttgataaCGACTGAGTTGCCATAGTTTTCAAACTCAAAATTATTCTCAATTATCTTTGTTCCTTTCTTGTCCCTCTTCTTCCACCGATAAGCCCTTCCCTGCATCTTTCTATAATATTACATGCTATATTTGAGatctttctgttttgttttttaatccatttgatgataatgttctttttttatggtGATTGTATAAAGTTATATCTTACAATACAAGCCCTTTAGACTGCACTGTTAATCTTGATAGTGATTACTCTCCTTATGACCCTCCAGTGTATCTCAGTGTACTTCTtcttttgtttcttgtttttgtcTCTTTTCCTTATCGTTAATTTGGTTTAACTTCTTCCACCCTAACTGAAGCCTGTTGCCCATCAGCTCCTGTCTCTACTAGAAGAAAAGTACAATAGTTTCCGATCTGTAAGAAAAATCAGGCAAACGCATTTCTTCATTCTAATAACGTTTTCATTCTGTCAGCTTGTCTTGACAGGTGCAATCCAGGTGGCAGATAAGGTGGCGTCAGGGAAGAGCTCTGTTGTTGTGCACTGCAGCGATGGATGGGATAGAACAGCACAACTAACATCACTGGCCATGCTAATGTTGGACAGCTACTACAGAACTATCGGTGGCTTTGAAGTTCTGGTGCAGAAGGAGTGGATTAGTTTTGGACACAAGTTTTCATCTGTAAGTattgctttttgtatttgtttttcccaTGGGAGTACAGGTTAAacattgaaagcattttatagcATGGGCTAAGACACTTACTGGTGACAGCTGCAACTGGTTCAGGCAAAGCTGCTTTTGGATTTcttagaaaaattatttttattttagccaggttaattaaattcactttttaaaaatttagcagcatttttttttttttttactgcttgaatTGACACATTTCAGCACAAttaaaaagcacaaggctgatCTCATCAACAGTGTGCAGTTTAAAGTATATGGCTGTCATTTATTGGCAGTTATTTTTATTGGCAGCTACTACACTGGTAAAAAATCTTCCATCAAAGATAGTGACCCAAGTAACATCCTCCATTATGATACATATTGTGCTCTAATCATTTCAGAGAATAGGACACGGTGATAAGAATCACGCTGATGCCGACAGATCTCCTATCTTCCTTCAGTTTATTGACTGTGTTTGGCAAATGTCAAAGCAGGTAAATCACTCGAAGTTGAGGTGTATATATTCAGCTTGTCTTCCAGTTCTAACCCAATTTTTCATCTGTGTAAAAGGAAAGTAActcttttgtgtgtttttatccTTCTCCTCTCTCACTTGCAATGTGTCCTATTTTATTTCTAGTTTCCAACAGCGTTTGAATTCAACGAGCATTTTTTGATCACAGTATTGGATCACCTTTATAGTTGCCGCTTTGGAACATTCTTGTACAATTGTGAAAGCATCAGAGATAAAGAAGTAAGTAAGAATAATGTGACATTTACAGGACTGTTTGATTGTTAGTGGTGGCACATGAGTCTTTTCTGCATTGTCTGACCCCAAATCCCCCACACCGCCCAATAGCAACTGACTACTTGAGGCATTCAGTAGATCAGTTGCGCCTAGAAAGGAACATAGTTTTTACTAGTAAAAGACCTATGTAGCATTAGAGGATATCCTGttttttgattaaaggagaaggaaagtcttcttccacttgggggtaccaaatgttaggcacctgaaacaaatttccaggggcagacgcatgcgcagtagaacgaaatagccaactttttagttaaagctcGTGTTTTCGCtatgttgcgcatgcgcagctgcaagAAGAAGCTGTAAGatgatcgatccgtggtgctcgctggaagaatcctgggctggtgcagttttctgctgataggaccaTCAGCCCAGGCTATCagataagtatatacaatcacttgggggtgcctaacatttggcacctccaagtaaaAGAAGtcgtccttctcctttaaagggattctgtcatgatttttattcatttttatttctaaattacactgtttacactgcaaataattaactctacaatataaaatttcatttctgaaccagcaagtctattttttttattttagttgtaatattggtctgtaggcagccatctctggtaattttgcatggtcatgtgctttcagaaagagccagcacttggaactgctttctggcaggctgttgtttctcctactcaatgtaactgaatgtgtcgcagtgggacctggattttactattgagtgctgttcttagaactTAGTTCTTagaccaggcagctgttatcttgtgttaggtagctgctatctggttaccttccctttgttctgttgttaggcagctgggggggggggaaagggagtggaatgatatcactccaacttgcagtacagcagtaaagagtgactgatgtttatcagagcacaagtcacatgactgggggcagctgggaaactgacaatatgtctagctccatgtcggatttcaaaagtaaatataaaaaaatttgtttgctcttttgagcaacggatttcagtgcagaattctgctggagcagcactattaactgatttttttccccgtgacagtatccctttaatgttcataAGTCCACTGGCACATGGTCATTCCCAGAATTTTGTCACAGAACCTGTTTTCAGCTTGGCCCAGACCcgaactgggattcaaaataggccctggcaagtCATTTAcacagtggcccaaacagccccccataggcccactaaatagtgacggTCTGTAGCATTTTATAGCAACCCCTCTAGCATTTTCCACAATCCACAGACTGGACCTGGCTTGGCCAGAGGCAAAACATTCCATATTGTTCTTCAATTCCtttgatttttattcattttcacagATCTGGTGAAAATCTCTCAGAAATGTGACAGTGACCCTCTTTGTGCAATAATCTCGAAATTTTCATTGTGTGCCCGTACCTTTTAAAAACCAAAATTAATTACCCACTAACCACGTAGAACAGGGTTTAGTAGTAATAGTAACATTTCTTGTAATGCTTTGTGGTTGGCAGCTTTGACAGTGTGTTGCGCTCATTATTTTGATACTCCCTGCGATGCATATCTGTAAGTATTTCCTACTGTTCATTTTAAGTATATGATAAAATGTCACCAAACTAATGATCAGCCTGTGGGTGCTCCATCTTTTCTACTGGTCACAGAACTCTCAGTTGATTTCTGTTCATCCTGCAATTGCCTCAATCTAAACACCCATCTTTGCAGAGAATGCTAGGAATTTTAATTCATCGACAGTTGGAGGATGTCAAATTGGACGTCCCTTTCTCAATGGGGGATACTGTATTTATGTTATACTATTGATATGACAGTAATGAGGGAGCACTGCTAATGTCCTGTATTCCTAACACAATAGAAAACCATGTTTGATAAACATTATTAAATGATGTGCCTTGCTCCCACAACATTAGGGTTTTGCTTTTCTGTTTCCCTCCAGAAAGTGAGAGAAAAAACACAGTCTTTGTGGTCTCTGATAAGCAGTGAAAAATCAAAATACACAAATCCTTTCTACACCAAGGAGCTGAATCGGGTATTATATCCTGTTGCTAGTATGCGTCACCTGGAACTTTGGGTGAATTACTATATTAGATGGAATCCAAGGATCAGGCAGCAAGTAAGTTGGTGAAGTCCATGTCTCTGTGAATCTGTTGCACAGAGAGAGAATAACATATAGATGTTTATGGGGGGCGGGCTATTAGCCAGGCATCTTGCTGCATGTCTTTTGTGGATCCAGCCATATCTCTGCTCATTCTAAACAGTGGACCAAGAAGTTAAACAGAGTGTCACATGTTGCAAAGCACAGGCCCTAATGAAGATCATTTTGTAATACTTCAAATGCAGTCTGGATTAAACAAACCATAAAGTATTTACTAATGTTAAAGATGTGTGTTGACCTAAAATAcagtgtaaaatccagggaaatgtattatgcataatatataggtaggaccacaaaacaacaatgtaaaatgagggaaaagttAAAATCACGGGATTTAAAATTGATGTGCGTGCAAAGATAGTTTGTCATTTGTTTTATATAGTTATACAAAACCACATTGTTATCTCTCCGTCTCTCTAATTTCTTGTAGCAGCCGAACCCTGTGGAGCAGCGTTACATGGAGTTGCTAGCTTTGAGAGATGACTACGTCAGGAGACTCGAGGAGCTCCAAATCAATAATTCACCAAAGATGAACAGCTCCACCAACTCTCCTTCTTCCCCATCACAGATGATGCCCCAAGTGCATACACCATTTTGATCAAAGTCTGGGTCCTTTATAATGTAAAGTCACAATTTCTTTGAAAGGCCATTTTGAAtgattcctttattttttttctacaaaattttTTGTTTCTCCTGGTTGAAATGAATTGTGCCTTCTTAAGAGTATTGTATTAACATTCGGgaatatctgcttttttttttttttttttcttctaataatgACCTTTTGAAGAACAAGATGTAGGAAGGATGCCATGGTTTTGCACCCAATCATGTTGGACTTCAGAGTTGGTGGAAGAGACGCTTCTTGTATTAATTGCTTGCTGTTTCAGTGTAAGGGAGAAGTTCTCTGTTCAATGAACAGATTGGATTTACCTCTGCAAGCTGCTTTAATGTGTTTATTACCATGTCTGATGCCTATGCCATCCTCTGTACAAAATAGCAGTTTCTCCAGGAGCAGAAGACCTGAGTCCTGTTGTACTTGATAGTTGTACTTGATAGTAGCATCTTTTGTGCTGCTCACACTCAGCCCCCTTACGTGCAGTGTCCCTTTTTCTTACATCTAGCCTTTACATTTAATTTCCCATTTTTTGGAGATAACCCTGCTCTTTCTGTCTTTTGAGCAGAGGAGGATTTGAAGTTGGAGTTTAGTGACACGCTTTTGCTCATATGTATGAGTTCACTGGCCAGGGCTGTTCGTCTAATAAAGTTATGTCCACATTGttaaagggatggctcacctttacattaacttttagtatgttatactaaaattaaaaaaacaaattctaagcatctttatttttttttacttttttgccttcttcctctggctctctccagctttcaaattgggtcattgaacccatctaaaaacaactgggctgtaaggctacaaaagtattgttgttgctacttttttataACTCCTGTTTCTATTCCCcttttctattccagtctcttaattaaatcagtgcatggtttctagggtactttggacactagattgctgaaattgcactgaactgaagaactgcagaataaaaagctaaataactcaaaaactaaaaataataaaaaagatgaaaCCCTATTGCAAATTGGCTCACTCTTTACATCagacttaaagttaatttaaaggtgaacaacctctttaacattAAATGGTGTcctgaaaaaatcctgaaaaaaaggcTTGTGCGTTCTGGTGAGTTTAGTTCGTTTGAGGAACCAGAACAAACCCAGATAAAGAAATGGTTTCTGATGTAATATACAAGTACAAACACTGCATCATCTGTGTTCCTGCCTTTGCCCAACTTgcactaagggtagaactacatgggcgaatTGGGTCCGATGCACCACCACGCGATGAAAcgctggcgtcaagtcggatgaaAACAATTAGAAGCTTTCCTcaaatttttcctaagcagaagaacatcagatcagcctctcTCTTTCACCtgataacttccttgactacttggtggtcaaactggtcagaaactgaccagcaggtggcgctgttggaacaaaattcattcatattaacagcacatgtatcccttaatatcatggaataaaaagaaaataaataatgaatgtaaatgacaaaagtgcttagaatagcaccctcgtcaattttatattcacttattttaaaggtttaattatcctttaaggaaAATCAATGTCACAGTTTTCTTATTAAATGACGGTTACGTATGTTTCAACCATAACCTGCTTCTGTGCAAACTCTGGTTATTCGAACTCATTTCCTTACAATTTGTCCTCATATTTTCTTGTGTCTGCTGATGATAAATCCTGGTTTCATTTTTGTTTGGAATAACGTTCCAGAGGTCATTCATATTGTTGACTAAGAATATGTCCCTCCCCAGTCTAACTGTATTTCACTGAACTTTTTGAAGGGattgttaaaatgttattttgtaaattattgtaAACATGACAGTTTAGAGAGTAACATATTCTTTGTCATTATGCAATAGAAAAGTTATCATAGGCAGCTTTTGTATATAATGTCTGTATTCATAAAACCCAGTAGCAAAATATTGTGGAAATCAATAGACTGCTAAATCAAACAGTATTTTTAAAGTCAGAACAAAatgtaagaacattttttttttgtaagtgaaACTGTTAGTAACCCTCTTTCACTGCTTGAAATGCTTTAGTCTTGAATAATAGGCCCCAAGACAGCTACTAGTCTGACTGGCCTTAATACTAGTGTCAGAACCTGCATTCACACAGATGTGTTGGGGGGGCTTAGTGGGCAGATAAATACATTGATTTCCCTTCACATTTgggctatatttattttgcag
The sequence above is a segment of the Xenopus laevis strain J_2021 chromosome 8L, Xenopus_laevis_v10.1, whole genome shotgun sequence genome. Coding sequences within it:
- the mtm1.L gene encoding myotubularin-like isoform X1, with protein sequence MASSSTPKYNSNSLENSVRRSPGDGINHEQNNEIPRLPGETLITDKDVIYMCPFYGPVKGRIYVTNYKLYFKGEEMEPLITFSVPLGVIARIEKMGGASSRGENSYGLDITCKDMRNLRFALKQEVHSRKQIFEDLTKYAFPLSHGLLFFAFQNEEKFPESGWAVYDAMTEFRRQGLPNDQWRITFINKNYELCDTYPPLLVVPYGASEEDLKRVAAFRSRNRIPVLSWLHPENQSAIMRCSQPLVGMSGKRNKDDERYLDIIRDTNGQTSKLTIYDARPSVNAVANKATGGGYESEDAYPNAELVFLDIHNIHVMRESLKKLKDIVYPNVEESHWLSSLESTHWLEHIKLVLTGAIQVADKVASGKSSVVVHCSDGWDRTAQLTSLAMLMLDSYYRTIGGFEVLVQKEWISFGHKFSSRIGHGDKNHADADRSPIFLQFIDCVWQMSKQFPTAFEFNEHFLITVLDHLYSCRFGTFLYNCESIRDKEKVREKTQSLWSLISSEKSKYTNPFYTKELNRVLYPVASMRHLELWVNYYIRWNPRIRQQQPNPVEQRYMELLALRDDYVRRLEELQINNSPKMNSSTNSPSSPSQMMPQVHTPF
- the mtm1.L gene encoding myotubularin isoform X2, which produces MVLSRGEYMLQTINCTSKEPLITFSVPLGVIARIEKMGGASSRGENSYGLDITCKDMRNLRFALKQEVHSRKQIFEDLTKYAFPLSHGLLFFAFQNEEKFPESGWAVYDAMTEFRRQGLPNDQWRITFINKNYELCDTYPPLLVVPYGASEEDLKRVAAFRSRNRIPVLSWLHPENQSAIMRCSQPLVGMSGKRNKDDERYLDIIRDTNGQTSKLTIYDARPSVNAVANKATGGGYESEDAYPNAELVFLDIHNIHVMRESLKKLKDIVYPNVEESHWLSSLESTHWLEHIKLVLTGAIQVADKVASGKSSVVVHCSDGWDRTAQLTSLAMLMLDSYYRTIGGFEVLVQKEWISFGHKFSSRIGHGDKNHADADRSPIFLQFIDCVWQMSKQFPTAFEFNEHFLITVLDHLYSCRFGTFLYNCESIRDKEKVREKTQSLWSLISSEKSKYTNPFYTKELNRVLYPVASMRHLELWVNYYIRWNPRIRQQQPNPVEQRYMELLALRDDYVRRLEELQINNSPKMNSSTNSPSSPSQMMPQVHTPF